A single Thermosynechococcus vestitus BP-1 DNA region contains:
- a CDS encoding Spy/CpxP family protein refolding chaperone, with amino-acid sequence MLKQSLATLLLCSTLSPLAVVLPTLAGPGDGGMGWGAKVENLNLTPEQRQNLQAIRQRYQSQIEETRTQLRTAKDELRRLMASNASDEQIRAKHAQVQQLQQKLATLRFESMLATRKILTPEQRQALAERMQNRQGQRRLER; translated from the coding sequence ATGTTGAAACAATCCCTTGCTACCCTTTTGCTCTGTAGCACCCTCAGTCCCTTGGCGGTTGTCTTGCCCACCTTGGCCGGTCCGGGTGACGGTGGCATGGGGTGGGGCGCCAAAGTAGAGAATCTCAATCTCACCCCTGAACAACGCCAAAACCTACAGGCGATACGGCAGCGATATCAAAGCCAAATCGAGGAAACCCGCACCCAACTGCGCACTGCTAAAGATGAACTGCGGCGGCTAATGGCCAGCAATGCCAGCGATGAGCAAATCCGCGCCAAACATGCCCAAGTGCAACAGCTGCAGCAGAAACTAGCCACATTGCGGTTTGAAAGCATGCTGGCCACACGGAAAATTTTGACTCCTGAGCAGCGCCAAGCCCTGGCAGAACGCATGCAAAACCGTCAGGGTCAACGGCGACTAGAGCGCTAG
- a CDS encoding dynamin family protein, with amino-acid sequence MEAPNLVYRKFQAARDIAQGFKGQWQQFSERFIDCLEQTHKAGQVEAGFLQQCKADIAALHSSLEEALQALNARLDSPLLTLATTGTTSSGKSTLVNFLCGAELLPVAVSEMSAGTVTLEDGDVPSLTIAATPGALWECGTWENISAATIYDKLEEAMQQYLDTKDRNPSLAPPKANITYPIQFLRQHRHQLGLPPQTRVQLLDLPGFAYVGDERNAQIIREQCRQALCLVTYNSAETDAKKTEQLLEEVVIQVKNLGGSPARMLFVLNRIDVFQEDKDPQKSEQRFVSKTVGQIKDKLKEKLPEHEEAIETLKVLKLSARAALYSQLIQQSVGEERAKICERVDQQHQVLIGKGILEDLPRNPAKWTDHDCQRVAESLWENSYGQELFKELVEQVQQHFPELVIPQIVADFNEGAVNKVLEWCTQEVHAICNSIEEKYRQECERLEETGVQLSEKLRRAGENLKVPFEEMKELITSHSPITNHSIVLLEPIMLEFIGNKEQTECEPEVDDNDDDEWSDKIRQWRDKIQQWHSQVDDEWRDKIKLDEEILPLIYTWRREVFSSIDKLLEQVYLSIQDGKVDFSADVNLKQLPPPDQKYVQELEEKLREFIEFINAIDCNCADVAEQGMTIRQEPQKDTKIIHFQSIIQDIQKRLSEVVKVLVKSVLAREQGRIYDALSLLFRNHLEYLQESAQRIAPELGIQFPMSTLSQVQKELNWGISLEKAFSPEAKEATWTATERRKTRPWWLLWLFEIETKVTVQKSGLELEVPSMAKLCEDWSAACKNRVYECLWPAYLDWFVEQTNLLTEQANEYQQAVLERYRSKLSECHQALSIDYETRKQFWELMHTSVAELEQERPSWDKIKQSENAGVTSVELNAETSSV; translated from the coding sequence ATGGAAGCGCCAAATCTCGTCTACCGGAAATTTCAGGCTGCGAGAGACATCGCCCAAGGGTTCAAAGGTCAGTGGCAGCAATTCTCGGAGCGGTTTATCGATTGCCTTGAGCAGACCCACAAGGCGGGGCAGGTGGAGGCAGGCTTTCTCCAGCAATGCAAAGCTGACATTGCAGCACTTCACTCAAGTTTAGAAGAGGCGTTACAGGCACTCAACGCAAGGCTAGACAGCCCCCTACTCACCCTTGCCACCACCGGTACGACTAGCAGCGGCAAAAGTACCCTTGTCAACTTCCTCTGTGGTGCTGAACTTCTCCCTGTTGCCGTCAGTGAAATGAGCGCCGGCACCGTTACCCTTGAGGATGGCGACGTCCCCTCCCTGACCATTGCAGCCACACCGGGGGCCCTTTGGGAATGCGGCACTTGGGAAAACATTAGTGCAGCCACCATCTATGACAAGCTAGAGGAGGCAATGCAACAGTACCTAGACACCAAGGACAGGAACCCTTCCCTAGCGCCCCCCAAAGCCAACATCACCTACCCCATCCAGTTTCTGCGGCAGCATCGGCACCAGTTGGGCCTGCCCCCTCAAACTCGTGTTCAGCTCCTTGACCTGCCCGGCTTTGCCTATGTGGGGGATGAGCGGAATGCCCAGATTATCCGTGAGCAATGTCGGCAGGCGCTATGCCTTGTCACCTACAACAGCGCTGAAACGGACGCCAAGAAAACCGAACAACTCCTTGAGGAAGTGGTGATCCAAGTCAAAAACCTAGGGGGGTCCCCGGCACGGATGCTCTTTGTCCTCAATCGCATTGATGTGTTTCAGGAGGATAAAGACCCCCAGAAGTCGGAACAGCGCTTTGTGAGCAAGACCGTTGGCCAGATCAAAGATAAGCTTAAAGAGAAGTTGCCGGAGCATGAGGAGGCGATTGAGACGCTGAAGGTGCTGAAGCTGAGTGCCCGGGCGGCTTTGTATAGTCAACTCATCCAGCAAAGCGTAGGGGAAGAACGAGCAAAGATTTGTGAGCGAGTGGACCAACAGCACCAAGTGTTAATTGGCAAAGGCATTTTAGAAGACTTGCCCCGTAATCCAGCGAAATGGACTGATCACGATTGCCAGCGGGTGGCAGAGAGTCTGTGGGAAAATTCCTATGGTCAAGAACTCTTTAAGGAACTGGTTGAGCAAGTTCAACAGCACTTTCCCGAGCTCGTCATTCCCCAAATTGTGGCGGACTTCAACGAGGGTGCAGTAAATAAGGTTCTAGAGTGGTGTACCCAAGAGGTCCATGCCATCTGCAACAGTATAGAAGAGAAGTATCGCCAAGAGTGTGAGAGGCTAGAGGAGACTGGGGTTCAACTTTCAGAGAAACTACGACGAGCAGGGGAAAACCTGAAGGTACCTTTTGAGGAGATGAAAGAGCTCATTACCAGCCATTCACCCATTACCAACCATTCGATTGTGTTATTAGAACCTATTATGCTCGAATTTATTGGAAATAAAGAACAAACTGAGTGCGAACCCGAAGTTGATGATAATGATGATGATGAGTGGTCGGATAAAATACGGCAATGGCGCGATAAAATACAGCAATGGCATAGTCAGGTTGATGATGAGTGGAGGGATAAAATAAAGCTAGATGAAGAAATATTACCTCTGATATACACTTGGAGACGTGAGGTATTCAGCTCAATTGACAAACTACTAGAGCAAGTTTACCTTTCTATACAAGATGGCAAGGTCGATTTTTCAGCGGATGTGAACCTTAAGCAGTTGCCACCCCCTGACCAGAAATACGTGCAGGAACTTGAGGAAAAATTAAGAGAGTTCATTGAATTCATCAACGCTATAGATTGTAACTGTGCAGACGTCGCTGAACAAGGAATGACCATTCGGCAAGAGCCCCAGAAAGATACCAAAATTATCCACTTTCAGTCCATCATCCAAGATATCCAAAAGCGTCTTAGTGAGGTTGTCAAAGTTCTTGTCAAAAGTGTCCTAGCTCGTGAGCAGGGTCGTATTTACGACGCCCTGAGCCTCTTATTTAGAAACCATTTAGAATACCTACAGGAGAGTGCTCAGAGAATTGCCCCAGAGCTTGGGATTCAGTTCCCGATGAGTACTTTAAGTCAAGTTCAGAAAGAACTCAATTGGGGCATCTCTCTAGAAAAAGCCTTTTCTCCAGAAGCAAAAGAGGCGACATGGACCGCTACTGAAAGAAGGAAAACAAGACCTTGGTGGCTGCTCTGGTTGTTCGAAATAGAAACAAAAGTAACTGTACAAAAGTCTGGCTTAGAGCTTGAAGTTCCCAGCATGGCAAAGCTCTGTGAAGACTGGAGCGCTGCCTGTAAAAATCGGGTGTATGAGTGCTTATGGCCTGCATATCTTGATTGGTTTGTAGAGCAAACCAATTTGCTCACAGAACAAGCGAATGAATATCAGCAAGCGGTACTAGAGCGCTATCGCTCTAAATTAAGCGAATGCCACCAAGCGCTCAGCATAGATTATGAAACCCGCAAGCAGTTTTGGGAGCTAATGCACACAAGTGTGGCCGAGCTAGAACAAGAGCGACCTTCTTGGGATAAGATTAAGCAGTCTGAAAATGCTGGAGTAACGTCCGTTGAGCTAAACGCTGAAACTAGCTCAGTATAG
- the lpxB gene encoding lipid-A-disaccharide synthase, whose product MAHLFISTGEVSGDLQGALLVKALYRLAAERGMPLEISALGGDRMAAAGAKVLFNTGSIGSVGLLEALPLIKPTIALQLKARRYLQQHPPDLVVLIDYIGGNVAMGQFIRRHFAIPIVYYIAPQEWVWSHGLKTTQQIVALSDRLLAIFPEEASYYRRHGANVVWVGHPLLDRIAAAPSREVARQSLGIAADELAIALLPLSRKQEIQSLLPLILGAATNIAKAYPQARFWLPLSLQQYRPAIEAVLKQYPICVTLAEDSLQVLAAADLAIAKSGTVNLETALLNVPQVVIYRVHPLSLWLYQRFLKFNLQFVSPPNLLVGREIVPELLQDRATIDNITAAAFALLDHPEKRLAMQAGYAEMRAAMGTAGVVDRAATEILNLIPQNG is encoded by the coding sequence ATGGCACATCTTTTCATTAGTACGGGGGAAGTCTCTGGGGATTTGCAGGGTGCCCTGCTGGTGAAGGCGCTCTATCGCTTGGCGGCAGAGCGGGGAATGCCCTTAGAAATTTCTGCCCTTGGGGGCGATCGCATGGCCGCCGCAGGGGCAAAGGTGCTCTTTAATACGGGGAGCATTGGCTCGGTGGGACTTCTAGAAGCCCTGCCCCTCATCAAACCCACGATCGCCCTGCAACTGAAGGCTCGCCGCTACCTACAGCAGCATCCGCCGGACTTGGTGGTTTTGATTGATTACATTGGCGGCAATGTTGCCATGGGGCAGTTTATTCGGCGGCACTTTGCCATCCCAATCGTCTATTACATTGCCCCCCAAGAGTGGGTCTGGTCCCATGGCCTCAAGACCACCCAGCAGATTGTTGCCCTCAGCGATCGCCTGCTAGCCATTTTTCCGGAGGAGGCCAGCTATTATCGCCGTCACGGGGCCAATGTGGTGTGGGTCGGGCATCCGCTGTTGGATCGTATTGCCGCCGCCCCTAGTCGTGAGGTGGCACGCCAAAGTCTGGGGATTGCTGCCGATGAGCTGGCGATCGCCCTATTGCCCCTTTCGCGCAAACAGGAAATTCAATCCCTCTTGCCACTGATTTTAGGGGCTGCCACGAATATCGCTAAGGCCTATCCTCAAGCCCGCTTTTGGTTACCGTTGTCTCTGCAGCAGTATCGCCCAGCCATTGAAGCAGTTCTCAAGCAATATCCCATTTGCGTCACCCTTGCGGAAGACTCACTGCAAGTGCTGGCGGCAGCGGATCTGGCGATCGCCAAATCGGGCACAGTGAATTTAGAAACAGCGCTTTTGAATGTGCCCCAAGTGGTCATCTACCGTGTGCATCCCCTGAGTTTGTGGCTTTATCAGCGCTTCCTCAAATTCAATCTCCAGTTTGTATCGCCTCCAAACCTACTGGTTGGCAGAGAAATTGTCCCTGAGCTCCTACAGGATCGCGCCACCATTGACAACATCACCGCGGCAGCTTTTGCCCTATTGGATCACCCGGAAAAACGATTGGCCATGCAGGCGGGCTACGCGGAAATGCGAGCGGCCATGGGAACTGCCGGCGTCGTCGATCGCGCCGCTACAGAGATTCTGAATCTAATCCCCCAAAATGGCTAA
- the gshA gene encoding glutamate--cysteine ligase, whose protein sequence is MLSKGFEVELYTGKPTGEIVGLSDRIVKDLPGFVREPDSRNVEFTTPPVYLYDQALCDLLRPRFRLRAYLQSLGDLTLVPGSTLSLGDTQRFYRSDPQNPYHTYIEQTYGTRVVTASVHINIGLREPEALMRACRLVRLEAPLFLALSAASPFLDGQVTGYHSTRWAIFPKTPPQVPLFTSHAHFIEWTEAQLQQGTMQNVRHLWSAVRPNGDRRPYDLNRLELRICDLVTDPIALLAITALLEARLLQLLDTPDLDPLRWGDRETLAQLADENEQLAAKRSLEAVLTHWRDRRQLTAAAWIAELYEEVWPIAKAQGFSCFLVPIKKILRQGNTAQQWLAQYAAGQTIPEIMAQAVQEMAANEQEFADQLCPPLATVQG, encoded by the coding sequence ATGCTGTCAAAGGGCTTTGAGGTTGAACTCTACACGGGTAAACCCACAGGCGAGATTGTGGGATTGTCGGATCGCATTGTGAAAGACTTGCCGGGGTTTGTGCGTGAACCCGATAGCCGCAATGTGGAATTTACTACGCCCCCTGTGTATCTCTATGATCAGGCCCTCTGTGACTTGCTGCGCCCCCGCTTTCGGCTGCGGGCCTATCTGCAATCCTTGGGGGACTTAACGCTGGTTCCGGGCAGCACCCTCAGTCTTGGTGACACTCAACGCTTTTATCGTTCTGACCCCCAGAATCCTTATCACACCTACATTGAGCAAACCTACGGCACCCGGGTGGTGACAGCCAGTGTCCACATCAATATTGGTTTGCGGGAGCCAGAGGCATTGATGCGTGCCTGTCGGCTTGTGCGGCTGGAGGCACCCCTGTTTCTAGCCCTCAGTGCTGCTTCACCGTTTCTCGATGGTCAGGTGACGGGCTATCACTCCACCCGCTGGGCCATCTTTCCCAAAACGCCCCCCCAAGTGCCCCTATTTACTAGCCATGCCCACTTTATTGAGTGGACGGAGGCGCAACTTCAACAGGGCACGATGCAAAATGTGCGGCATCTCTGGAGTGCCGTGCGTCCTAATGGCGATCGCCGGCCCTACGATCTAAACCGTCTGGAACTGCGCATTTGTGATTTGGTGACGGATCCCATTGCCCTACTGGCCATTACGGCTCTCCTGGAGGCGCGGCTGCTGCAATTGCTCGATACCCCTGACCTGGATCCTTTGCGCTGGGGCGATCGCGAGACCTTGGCCCAACTGGCAGATGAGAATGAGCAGCTTGCGGCAAAACGTAGCCTTGAGGCGGTGTTGACCCACTGGCGCGATCGCCGGCAACTCACAGCCGCCGCTTGGATTGCAGAACTCTATGAAGAGGTGTGGCCGATCGCCAAAGCCCAAGGATTTAGCTGCTTTCTGGTACCGATCAAAAAAATTCTGCGCCAAGGGAATACAGCTCAACAATGGTTGGCACAATACGCAGCGGGGCAGACCATTCCTGAGATCATGGCCCAAGCGGTGCAGGAGATGGCTGCCAATGAACAGGAATTTGCTGACCAACTCTGTCCGCCGCTGGCAACGGTTCAAGGCTAA
- a CDS encoding J domain-containing protein: protein MSHYYKILGLQPGASKADIKAAYRRLCQECHPDKLPPETPTRARQVVEEHFKQINEAYHYLMEHGDCPSSSVEPEPVRDVGAVRPIFDPVRMEAVAQKLEQERWAIEREYERAINAINNQQQKELAYHGLKLDDLDAISSARKWGDLIQSSILFLVGLLVGRIGGFLGFLGYVWAFFCFLYMLAAIGTKAVSPRKYMIMCEIKRKTEAAKTDALQKKERRLHQQSAYIDRRIEHFKNLPLEMLSESFVQNLSDEDQFFLLLAMKQKEKDDQWQHLVGAGLGIAAAAGVVLLLSQLFLGKSS from the coding sequence ATGAGTCACTACTACAAAATTCTTGGTTTGCAGCCGGGTGCTTCCAAAGCAGACATCAAAGCAGCCTATCGTCGCCTTTGCCAGGAGTGCCATCCCGATAAACTGCCCCCTGAAACTCCGACAAGGGCGCGGCAAGTTGTCGAGGAGCACTTCAAGCAAATCAACGAAGCCTATCACTATCTCATGGAGCATGGCGACTGTCCCTCCTCATCTGTTGAACCAGAACCAGTCAGAGATGTCGGGGCGGTGCGCCCCATTTTTGATCCGGTGCGCATGGAAGCGGTAGCGCAAAAACTAGAGCAAGAGCGATGGGCCATTGAAAGGGAATATGAACGAGCAATCAATGCCATTAACAACCAGCAACAGAAGGAGCTAGCCTACCATGGCCTCAAGCTTGATGATTTAGATGCGATCAGCTCGGCAAGGAAATGGGGCGATCTTATCCAGAGCAGCATTCTATTCTTGGTTGGTCTGTTGGTTGGTAGGATCGGAGGTTTTCTCGGCTTTCTGGGGTATGTATGGGCTTTTTTCTGTTTCTTGTACATGCTGGCAGCGATAGGGACAAAAGCAGTCAGTCCCCGCAAGTACATGATTATGTGCGAAATTAAACGGAAAACTGAGGCAGCCAAAACCGACGCTCTCCAGAAGAAAGAACGACGATTACACCAGCAATCAGCATATATTGATCGCCGTATTGAGCATTTCAAAAATCTGCCCTTAGAGATGCTTTCAGAATCCTTTGTTCAAAATCTCAGTGACGAAGATCAGTTTTTCCTGCTTTTGGCAATGAAACAAAAAGAAAAAGATGATCAATGGCAGCATCTCGTTGGGGCCGGTCTCGGAATTGCTGCAGCAGCGGGAGTGGTCCTACTGCTATCTCAGCTCTTTTTGGGTAAATCATCTTAA
- the serA gene encoding phosphoglycerate dehydrogenase — protein MPKVLVSDPIEQVGLDLLAQVAQVDVKIGLSEEELIKIIPEYDALMIRSGTKVTKDVIEAANQLKIIGRAGVGVDNVDVPAATRKGIIVVNSPEGNTIAAAEHTLAMMLSLARHIPDANAAVKAGQWDRKRFTGVEIYKKTLGIIGLGKIGSHVATVARAMGMKLLAYDPYLSTERAEQLGCRLVELDVLFAESDFITLHLPKTPETQHLINAKTIAKMKPTARIINCARGGIIDEVALVEALKSGRLAGAALDVFENEPLEADSPLRSLGMEAILTPHLGASTEEAQVNVAIDVAEQIRDVLLGLPARSAVNIPGLRPDVLEKLAPYMQLAETLGNLVGQLAGGRVESLEVRLQGELATNESQPIVIAALKGLLSPALRERVNYVNAGLEAKERGIRVVETRDESQRDYAGSLTLIAKSPSMTRSVSGALLSHNELRITSIDDFPISVAPTRYMLLTLHRDMPGIIGKIGTQLGSFNVNIASMQVGRKMVRGNAVMVISLDDPLPEGLLEEILKVPGIRDAYIVNL, from the coding sequence ATGCCCAAAGTTCTGGTTTCCGATCCCATTGAACAGGTGGGGCTTGATTTGCTTGCCCAAGTGGCACAAGTAGATGTCAAAATCGGCCTCTCAGAGGAAGAACTGATCAAAATTATTCCCGAATACGATGCCCTGATGATTCGATCGGGAACCAAGGTCACGAAAGATGTGATTGAGGCTGCCAACCAACTGAAAATTATTGGCCGTGCTGGGGTGGGTGTAGATAACGTCGATGTGCCTGCCGCCACTCGCAAAGGGATCATAGTGGTCAATTCTCCGGAGGGCAATACCATTGCTGCTGCGGAGCACACCTTAGCGATGATGCTCTCCCTTGCCCGTCATATTCCCGATGCAAATGCTGCGGTTAAAGCGGGTCAGTGGGATCGCAAACGCTTCACAGGGGTAGAAATTTACAAGAAAACCCTTGGCATTATTGGCTTGGGTAAAATTGGCTCCCATGTGGCCACGGTTGCCCGGGCCATGGGGATGAAACTCCTTGCCTATGACCCCTATCTTTCAACGGAGCGAGCTGAACAACTGGGCTGCCGTCTTGTGGAGTTGGATGTTCTCTTTGCGGAGTCAGACTTTATTACACTGCACTTGCCGAAAACTCCCGAAACGCAGCATTTAATTAACGCCAAAACCATTGCCAAGATGAAGCCCACGGCCCGGATTATTAACTGTGCGCGGGGCGGCATTATTGATGAGGTAGCCCTTGTGGAAGCGCTCAAAAGCGGTAGGCTGGCGGGGGCGGCCCTCGATGTTTTTGAAAATGAACCCCTTGAGGCCGATTCTCCCCTGCGGAGTCTGGGAATGGAAGCGATCTTAACTCCCCACCTGGGAGCTTCCACTGAAGAAGCACAGGTGAATGTGGCTATTGATGTCGCTGAGCAAATTCGCGATGTCCTCCTGGGATTGCCGGCGCGATCGGCGGTGAATATTCCCGGCCTGCGCCCAGATGTCCTAGAAAAACTAGCGCCCTATATGCAGTTGGCAGAAACCCTTGGTAACTTGGTGGGGCAGTTGGCTGGTGGTCGGGTCGAGTCTCTGGAAGTCCGTCTGCAAGGGGAGCTGGCCACTAATGAGAGTCAACCCATTGTGATTGCTGCGCTGAAGGGGTTGCTCTCTCCAGCCTTGCGGGAGCGGGTCAACTATGTCAATGCTGGGTTAGAAGCCAAGGAGCGGGGAATTCGCGTGGTTGAGACTCGCGATGAATCGCAGCGGGACTATGCCGGCTCCCTGACGTTGATTGCTAAAAGCCCATCGATGACGCGATCGGTGTCTGGCGCTTTGCTCTCCCACAATGAATTGCGCATCACCAGTATTGATGACTTTCCCATTAGTGTGGCGCCAACCCGCTATATGCTGCTCACACTGCACCGTGATATGCCCGGCATTATTGGCAAGATTGGCACCCAGTTGGGAAGTTTCAATGTCAACATTGCCAGTATGCAGGTGGGACGCAAGATGGTGCGTGGCAATGCGGTGATGGTGATTAGCTTGGACGATCCCCTGCCCGAAGGACTCTTGGAGGAAATCCTCAAGGTCCCCGGTATTCGTGATGCCTATATCGTGAATTTGTAG
- the prmA gene encoding 50S ribosomal protein L11 methyltransferase: protein MVQRWWEITVTCQAEAEELVYWRLQSFGCQGTATQLQQGRVLIQGYVPQQRVSLLDIAALGVWIEQDVVAQGYLSPKLHWQLVNEQDWAHSWQAYWHPIPVGDRLLICPAWEMPPLDNTRLVIKLDPGMAFGTGTHETTQLCLEALEMQLDQTFEPLPPTVIADIGCGSGILAIASLLLGAQKAYAVDTSDLAVTATQRNAELNGIRADQLIVHQGSWEQVLELVDGVVCNILAPVIIEILPHLPAIVKPKGWGIFSGILLDQADRVAEQLKRQGWSLGSVWRRNEWCCLNARFERLPD from the coding sequence GTGGTGCAGCGTTGGTGGGAAATTACCGTCACTTGTCAAGCTGAGGCGGAAGAGCTGGTCTACTGGCGCCTTCAATCCTTTGGCTGTCAAGGAACGGCAACTCAACTACAGCAGGGACGAGTGTTGATCCAAGGCTATGTGCCGCAGCAGCGGGTGAGCTTACTGGACATTGCTGCCCTAGGGGTTTGGATTGAGCAGGATGTGGTGGCGCAAGGTTATCTCTCGCCAAAACTCCACTGGCAATTGGTGAACGAGCAGGATTGGGCCCATAGTTGGCAAGCCTATTGGCATCCGATACCCGTGGGCGATCGCTTGCTGATTTGTCCCGCTTGGGAAATGCCACCCCTTGATAACACTCGCTTGGTGATCAAACTGGATCCCGGCATGGCCTTTGGCACAGGCACCCACGAAACCACCCAGCTTTGCCTTGAAGCCCTAGAGATGCAACTGGATCAAACCTTTGAGCCGCTGCCGCCGACAGTGATTGCCGATATTGGTTGTGGTAGCGGTATTCTGGCGATCGCCAGCCTCTTGCTGGGGGCCCAAAAAGCCTATGCCGTGGATACCTCGGATCTTGCTGTCACCGCCACTCAACGGAATGCAGAACTAAATGGCATTAGAGCCGACCAGTTGATTGTCCACCAAGGAAGTTGGGAGCAAGTTCTGGAGCTCGTCGATGGGGTCGTCTGTAACATCTTGGCGCCCGTCATTATTGAGATTCTGCCCCACTTGCCCGCAATTGTGAAACCCAAGGGCTGGGGTATCTTTAGTGGCATTCTCTTGGATCAAGCAGATCGTGTTGCCGAACAACTGAAACGGCAAGGCTGGAGCTTGGGTAGTGTTTGGCGACGGAACGAGTGGTGTTGTCTCAATGCTCGCTTTGAACGTTTGCCAGATTAG
- a CDS encoding glycosyltransferase family 4 protein, which produces MALHIAWLGKKSPPCGNVTYSREITNGLLDRGYQVSFLHFAQEDEQEAEGEGEMPDVTLPCLYKSQVYTLPSLRANKVLVESLKKLKPDIVHASLTLSPLDFFLPDICEELKIPLVATFHPAYSEKYRTLTAGTALMTYQLYAPFLARYDRVIVFSQSQKELLIRLGVGPETLRVIPNGVDTRKYTPGPSTAKEDFKARYLYVYQGRMAIEKNVEALLRAWCAAEMPSDCKLLMVGGGALMPSLMANYGPEQNILWLGAIVNDQERLQILRGCDVFILPSQIEGLSLSLLEAMACGLACLATDVGADGEVLTGAGIVLNPQYVKTQLQALLPIFYQHPEMIRLLGNKARQRVLERYSLSHNLDRLEACYQELMTAYSLVRPAAKVKS; this is translated from the coding sequence GTGGCTTTACATATCGCGTGGCTAGGCAAAAAATCTCCCCCCTGTGGCAATGTCACCTATAGTCGTGAAATTACCAATGGCCTATTGGATCGCGGTTATCAGGTGAGCTTTCTGCATTTTGCCCAAGAGGATGAACAGGAAGCTGAGGGCGAAGGTGAGATGCCAGATGTAACGCTCCCTTGCCTCTATAAATCGCAAGTCTATACCCTGCCCTCCCTACGAGCCAACAAAGTTCTGGTTGAATCCCTCAAGAAACTCAAACCTGATATTGTCCACGCCTCCTTGACCCTGTCTCCCCTTGATTTCTTTCTTCCCGACATCTGCGAAGAGTTAAAGATTCCCCTAGTTGCCACATTTCATCCTGCCTATAGCGAAAAATATCGTACCCTAACGGCGGGCACCGCCTTGATGACTTACCAGCTCTATGCCCCCTTTTTAGCCCGCTATGACCGCGTGATTGTCTTTTCCCAATCACAAAAGGAACTGCTGATTCGTCTTGGGGTCGGCCCTGAGACTCTGCGAGTGATTCCCAATGGGGTAGATACGCGCAAATATACCCCAGGACCTTCTACGGCCAAAGAGGACTTTAAGGCGCGCTACCTCTATGTTTACCAAGGGCGGATGGCGATTGAGAAGAATGTTGAAGCCCTCCTGCGCGCTTGGTGTGCAGCAGAAATGCCCTCGGATTGTAAGTTGCTCATGGTGGGGGGGGGTGCCCTGATGCCCTCACTGATGGCGAATTATGGCCCCGAGCAAAATATTCTCTGGCTTGGCGCGATCGTCAATGATCAAGAACGGCTGCAAATTTTACGTGGCTGTGATGTCTTCATCCTGCCCTCACAAATTGAGGGGTTATCCCTTTCGCTCCTAGAGGCAATGGCCTGTGGCTTGGCCTGCTTGGCCACCGATGTCGGTGCGGATGGTGAAGTGCTAACCGGTGCCGGCATTGTCTTGAATCCCCAGTATGTGAAAACCCAGTTGCAAGCGCTGCTGCCCATTTTTTATCAACATCCGGAAATGATTCGCCTGCTGGGAAACAAAGCCCGTCAACGAGTGCTGGAGCGCTATAGCCTTAGTCACAACTTGGATCGCCTAGAGGCCTGTTATCAAGAACTGATGACTGCCTATTCTTTGGTGCGACCTGCAGCCAAGGTGAAAAGCTAG
- a CDS encoding ABC transporter ATP-binding protein, with product MAEPLVELRGVCKAFGNKPVLSDVDLVIYPQDALVILGPSGTGKSTILRIIAGLLAPDRGEVYVAGERRQGLRQDGLCRLRMGMVFQQSALFDSLTVAENVGFYLYQHTRLPEARIREIVSEKLAMVGLSGMEDLYPAQLSGGMRKRVSFARAIVDNPEDPDDDPYLLLYDEPTAGLDPIASTVIEDLIRELQEKTGHAYVVVTHQKSTIDRTGDRLILLYQGRICWEGTQREIQTTDNPYLRQFLSGDVNGPMRIIDQVGTAAL from the coding sequence ATGGCCGAACCACTAGTAGAGCTGCGCGGTGTCTGCAAAGCCTTTGGCAATAAGCCTGTCCTCAGTGATGTGGATTTAGTCATTTATCCCCAGGATGCCCTTGTGATTCTGGGACCTTCTGGGACTGGCAAGTCAACGATTCTGCGGATTATTGCTGGGTTGCTTGCTCCTGATCGGGGCGAAGTTTATGTGGCCGGTGAACGCCGCCAAGGCTTGCGCCAGGATGGTCTGTGCCGGCTGCGCATGGGCATGGTCTTTCAGCAATCTGCCCTCTTTGACTCTCTCACGGTTGCTGAGAATGTTGGCTTTTATTTGTATCAGCACACCCGTTTGCCCGAAGCCCGCATTCGTGAAATTGTGAGTGAAAAACTGGCGATGGTTGGCCTCTCTGGCATGGAAGACCTCTACCCAGCGCAGTTGTCTGGGGGGATGCGCAAGCGAGTCAGTTTTGCCCGTGCCATTGTCGATAATCCGGAAGACCCCGATGATGATCCCTATCTCCTGCTTTACGATGAGCCAACGGCAGGGCTAGATCCCATTGCCTCGACAGTGATTGAGGATCTGATTCGGGAATTACAGGAGAAAACCGGTCATGCCTACGTTGTTGTGACCCACCAAAAGAGTACGATTGACCGCACGGGCGATCGCTTGATTCTGCTCTATCAAGGGCGTATTTGTTGGGAGGGAACCCAAAGGGAAATTCAGACAACAGATAATCCCTATTTGCGGCAGTTTCTCAGCGGCGATGTCAATGGTCCCATGCGCATCATTGATCAAGTGGGTACTGCTGCTTTATAA